One window of the Chryseotalea sp. WA131a genome contains the following:
- a CDS encoding acetyl-CoA C-acyltransferase yields the protein MKEVYIVSAVRTPIGSFGGSLAAQTAVQLGAVAVKGALQKIGLDPKQVQEVFIGNVISAGLQQAPATQVAVAAGLGYEIPCTLVNKVCASGMKAIMLGAQSIMLGQNEVVVAGGTESMSNIPYYLLKARYGFKYGNGELLDGLTYDGLTDVYNHCAMGVCADNTAKEMNISRADQDAYAINSYKRSAAAWAAGKFKDEIVGVELVDKKGNKTLFSEDEEYKAVNFDKIPGLKPVFTKDGTVTAANASTINDGAAAVILISKEKAKELGLSPIAKIVGFADAAQDPMWFTTTPSIAIPKAMKMAGVDKKDVGFYEINEAFSAVAIANNIKLGLDPEKVNVNGGAVSLGHPLGASGARITLSLANILKQNNASIGVAGICNGGGGASAIVIEAI from the coding sequence ATGAAAGAAGTCTATATCGTCTCTGCAGTGCGCACACCCATTGGTAGCTTTGGCGGAAGCCTTGCCGCTCAAACGGCCGTGCAACTCGGTGCCGTGGCCGTAAAAGGTGCACTGCAAAAAATTGGCCTCGACCCCAAGCAGGTGCAAGAAGTGTTTATTGGCAATGTGATTTCTGCCGGCTTGCAACAAGCACCCGCTACACAAGTGGCCGTGGCGGCAGGCCTGGGTTACGAAATCCCGTGTACGCTTGTAAACAAAGTATGCGCTTCGGGCATGAAGGCGATTATGTTGGGCGCGCAGTCCATCATGCTTGGTCAAAATGAGGTAGTAGTAGCAGGCGGCACCGAGAGCATGAGCAACATCCCGTACTATTTATTAAAGGCTCGCTATGGATTCAAATATGGAAATGGCGAATTGCTTGATGGCCTCACCTACGATGGCCTCACCGATGTGTACAACCACTGCGCCATGGGCGTGTGTGCCGATAACACCGCCAAAGAAATGAACATCAGTCGTGCGGACCAAGATGCTTATGCGATTAACTCTTACAAACGTTCCGCGGCTGCATGGGCTGCCGGCAAATTCAAAGATGAAATTGTAGGCGTTGAACTCGTAGACAAAAAAGGAAACAAAACACTATTTTCCGAAGACGAAGAATACAAAGCAGTCAACTTCGACAAGATACCCGGCTTGAAACCCGTGTTCACCAAGGACGGTACCGTCACCGCGGCCAATGCTTCTACCATCAACGATGGTGCAGCAGCTGTTATTCTCATTAGCAAAGAAAAAGCAAAAGAACTCGGCCTCAGTCCTATCGCCAAAATAGTAGGCTTTGCCGATGCTGCGCAAGACCCCATGTGGTTTACTACCACTCCGAGTATCGCCATTCCCAAAGCCATGAAGATGGCCGGAGTCGATAAAAAAGATGTTGGATTCTACGAAATCAATGAAGCCTTTTCTGCTGTGGCGATTGCCAACAACATCAAGTTGGGCCTCGATCCCGAAAAAGTAAACGTCAATGGCGGAGCCGTGTCACTTGGTCACCCGCTCGGTGCATCGGGAGCGCGCATTACCCTTAGCTTGGCCAATATTTTAAAGCAAAACAATGCGAGCATTGGTGTAGCCGGCATTTGCAATGGGGGTGGCGGTGCTTCGGCTATTGTAATCGAAGCAATATAG
- a CDS encoding type II toxin-antitoxin system RelE/ParE family toxin: MPYQVKVQKRAIKALEQINEPYYSNVKVAISNLAFNPRPNGYIKLKGRNGFRIRVGNYRIIYEIFDNILLVEVIDLGDRKNIYD; this comes from the coding sequence ATGCCCTATCAAGTAAAGGTACAAAAGAGAGCGATAAAGGCTCTTGAACAAATTAACGAGCCTTACTATTCAAATGTTAAAGTAGCAATCTCTAATTTGGCCTTCAATCCGCGACCAAATGGCTACATAAAACTTAAAGGGCGAAACGGTTTTAGAATCAGAGTGGGCAATTATCGAATCATCTACGAAATCTTTGATAACATTCTACTAGTAGAAGTGATTGATTTAGGTGATAGAAAAAATATTTACGACTAA
- a CDS encoding alanine:cation symporter family protein, translating to MSEFIADLATGVWTPILFLLILGGLFFFFYSRLIHYRYFTHTIAILRGKYHNPNDPGQISPYEALSTAMASTVGMGNIAGVAAAISIGGPGALFWMWVTAFVGMSTNFFTSTLSVMYRGKDSDGVIQGGPMYVIREALGPAWKPLSVLFCLCAMIGCLGIFQANQLTQAIIDIGFSETEFKNSTFPFLGFEISTMKFLIGTTLMVISGIVILGGIQRIGSWAGKMVPLMIVIYFFCVFAILIVNIGVVPHYLWMIITEAFTANHYHGNPALGGMLGGLIVAGVRRASFSNEAGIGTAPMALGASQSTEPIREGLVSMISPAIDTLLVCTLTALAILVTGVWETKGVSGVTLTANAFQMALPGVGKYLLLLCAFFFAITSLFSYSYYGSKALAFLVGVKASKYYDYFYLITIVVGAVASLTDVMNVIDIAYALMAIPTMLSGFALAPKVMTEAKSYFKRMREMREV from the coding sequence GTGAGTGAATTTATTGCAGACCTTGCCACCGGAGTTTGGACGCCCATTTTGTTTTTGTTGATACTGGGCGGATTGTTTTTCTTTTTCTATTCGCGCCTGATCCATTATCGCTACTTCACGCATACGATCGCCATTTTACGTGGTAAGTATCACAACCCCAACGACCCCGGTCAAATTAGTCCTTACGAAGCCTTGTCAACGGCCATGGCCTCTACCGTGGGTATGGGCAACATTGCAGGTGTGGCCGCGGCCATCAGCATTGGCGGACCAGGTGCCTTGTTTTGGATGTGGGTCACCGCTTTTGTAGGGATGTCTACTAACTTCTTTACCAGCACGTTATCGGTGATGTACCGAGGAAAAGATTCAGATGGTGTGATACAAGGAGGGCCGATGTATGTGATTCGCGAAGCACTGGGCCCTGCGTGGAAACCACTGTCCGTTTTGTTTTGCCTTTGCGCGATGATTGGGTGTTTGGGGATTTTTCAGGCGAACCAACTCACGCAAGCGATTATCGATATTGGTTTTTCGGAAACTGAATTCAAAAATTCAACTTTCCCTTTTTTGGGATTTGAAATCAGCACCATGAAGTTCCTCATCGGCACTACGTTGATGGTTATTTCAGGGATTGTGATCTTGGGCGGCATTCAGCGTATTGGCAGTTGGGCAGGAAAAATGGTGCCACTGATGATTGTGATTTATTTTTTCTGCGTCTTCGCGATATTGATTGTAAATATTGGCGTGGTGCCCCATTACTTATGGATGATTATCACCGAAGCGTTTACCGCCAATCACTACCACGGCAATCCTGCGTTGGGTGGCATGCTGGGTGGATTGATTGTGGCGGGTGTGCGCAGAGCAAGTTTCTCAAATGAAGCTGGCATCGGCACGGCACCGATGGCCCTGGGCGCATCGCAAAGTACCGAGCCTATTCGTGAAGGGTTGGTCTCGATGATTAGCCCCGCGATCGACACATTGCTGGTTTGCACTTTGACAGCTTTGGCTATTTTGGTGACAGGTGTTTGGGAAACAAAAGGCGTGAGTGGTGTAACGTTGACAGCCAACGCATTTCAAATGGCGCTGCCAGGAGTTGGTAAATATTTGTTGTTGCTTTGTGCATTCTTCTTTGCGATTACTTCACTGTTCTCTTACTCGTACTACGGAAGCAAAGCCCTTGCCTTTTTAGTAGGCGTAAAGGCCAGCAAGTACTACGATTATTTTTATTTGATTACGATTGTGGTCGGTGCCGTTGCTTCACTGACGGATGTAATGAACGTAATCGACATTGCCTACGCCTTGATGGCCATCCCCACCATGCTTTCAGGATTTGCACTTGCACCAAAAGTAATGACAGAGGCGAAATCGTATTTTAAGAGGATGAGGGAGATGCGGGAGGTTTGA
- the dnaB gene encoding replicative DNA helicase, producing the protein MEQRSTPVRLSSVMSGAGSRSKVLVRDITESLGKLPPQAIDLEEAILGALMLEKNALTAVVEFLRADHFYKEQNKTVYEAIIDLFKATEPVDMRTVVAQLRKNGKLELAGGAYYIAELTSKVSSAANIEYHSRIIIEMAIKRDLISIASQIHHDAFEDTTDVFELLDKTEQSIFQISDSNLRKNYDNMKTLMFQAIQELQEKKNHKDGLTGVPSGFSRLDRVTSGWQKSDLVIIAARPGMGKCLGKGTKVLMFDGSLKNVQDVQAGELLMGDDSTPRKVLSIARGRENMYWVHQNHGISYRVNESHILSLKRSRREGNHEHGEILNIEVKDYLTKSDKFKSNYKGYKVAVEFDEKPLPLNPYFLGLWLGDGHSYSSRITNQDQEIIDFMGQYANELELELVGYAQEGKTKNYAITKGHRGKNDFSVQAILNELNLLENKHIPNQFLVNTKENRLALLAGLIDSDGHYNDEFHVYEITQKNKALAKQIKFLCDSLGFKTSFVSKTSSIKEIGFESEVYRVRLSGDLDSIPARVERKKARKRESIIDWRHTGIKVEFDKVDDYYGFEIDGNRLFLLEDMTVTHNTAFIVSALRNAAVDFNFPVAIFSLEMASLQLVNRLISAEAELESEKIKKGNLAEFEWQQLVHKTNRLSTAPIFIDDTPALSILELRAKCRRLKAEHGIQMIVIDYLQLMKGEMGGNREQEIASISRALKGIAKELSVPVIALSQLSRGVETRGGDKRPQLSDLRESGSIEQDADIVMFLYRPEYYKITVDEEGMPTQGMAEVIIAKHRNGSLENVKLKFIGKYTKFADYDSPEGLMPMSSITRESRLNTFRDEPPAPRGGDDETPF; encoded by the coding sequence ATGGAGCAACGGTCAACGCCAGTGAGGTTAAGTTCTGTGATGAGCGGAGCCGGAAGTAGGTCTAAAGTTTTGGTGCGCGATATCACCGAGAGTTTAGGCAAACTTCCGCCTCAGGCGATTGACTTAGAAGAAGCCATTTTGGGAGCGCTCATGCTCGAGAAGAATGCGCTGACGGCCGTAGTAGAATTTTTGCGTGCCGACCATTTCTACAAAGAGCAAAACAAAACCGTTTACGAGGCCATCATCGATTTGTTCAAAGCAACCGAGCCGGTGGACATGCGCACGGTGGTGGCGCAACTTCGTAAAAATGGAAAGTTAGAGTTGGCCGGTGGCGCGTACTACATCGCTGAACTGACATCAAAAGTAAGTTCGGCTGCCAACATTGAGTACCACTCTCGTATCATTATTGAAATGGCGATTAAGCGCGACTTGATTTCCATTGCCTCTCAAATTCACCACGATGCATTTGAAGATACGACTGATGTTTTTGAGTTATTGGATAAAACCGAGCAGTCGATTTTTCAGATCTCTGATTCCAACCTTCGGAAGAACTACGACAACATGAAAACGTTGATGTTCCAAGCGATTCAGGAATTGCAAGAAAAGAAAAACCACAAAGATGGGTTGACCGGTGTGCCCAGCGGTTTCTCGCGGTTAGACAGAGTTACTTCAGGTTGGCAAAAATCTGATTTGGTGATCATTGCAGCCAGGCCGGGTATGGGTAAGTGCTTGGGCAAAGGCACGAAGGTTTTGATGTTTGATGGTTCGCTCAAAAATGTGCAAGATGTGCAAGCAGGCGAACTTTTGATGGGCGATGACTCCACACCAAGAAAAGTTTTGTCGATAGCTAGAGGTAGAGAGAATATGTACTGGGTACACCAAAATCATGGCATCTCGTATCGAGTGAATGAATCGCACATCCTGTCATTGAAAAGAAGTAGGAGAGAAGGCAACCATGAGCATGGTGAGATATTAAACATTGAAGTAAAAGATTACCTAACTAAGTCCGACAAGTTTAAGTCGAATTACAAAGGCTATAAAGTTGCGGTTGAGTTTGACGAAAAGCCGTTGCCATTAAACCCTTACTTTTTAGGACTTTGGCTGGGAGATGGCCATTCGTACAGCTCTCGCATTACCAATCAAGACCAAGAGATTATTGACTTTATGGGCCAGTATGCCAATGAGCTTGAATTAGAATTGGTAGGGTATGCTCAAGAAGGAAAAACGAAGAATTACGCCATCACCAAAGGCCATCGAGGAAAAAATGATTTTTCGGTTCAGGCCATTTTGAACGAATTGAATTTGCTGGAGAACAAACACATACCCAATCAATTCTTAGTCAACACCAAAGAAAATAGATTGGCATTGTTGGCAGGACTGATTGATTCGGATGGGCATTACAATGATGAGTTTCATGTGTACGAAATCACCCAAAAGAATAAAGCACTGGCCAAGCAAATTAAATTTTTGTGCGATTCGCTTGGTTTTAAAACATCGTTTGTTTCCAAGACGTCATCCATCAAAGAAATTGGTTTTGAGAGCGAAGTCTATCGTGTGCGCCTGAGTGGCGATTTAGATTCAATACCAGCACGCGTAGAAAGAAAGAAGGCGCGGAAAAGAGAATCCATTATTGACTGGCGTCATACAGGTATAAAAGTAGAATTTGATAAAGTTGATGATTACTACGGATTTGAAATCGATGGGAATAGATTATTCCTTCTCGAAGACATGACCGTAACGCACAACACAGCATTTATTGTCTCCGCCCTGCGCAACGCAGCCGTTGATTTCAATTTTCCAGTGGCTATTTTTTCGTTGGAGATGGCTTCTTTGCAATTGGTGAATCGTTTGATTTCTGCGGAAGCGGAACTCGAATCAGAAAAAATCAAGAAGGGAAACCTGGCCGAGTTTGAATGGCAGCAATTGGTGCATAAAACCAACCGACTTTCTACCGCACCTATTTTTATTGACGATACCCCTGCGCTTTCCATTTTAGAACTTCGTGCCAAGTGCCGCAGGCTAAAAGCCGAGCACGGTATTCAAATGATAGTGATTGACTACTTGCAGTTGATGAAAGGCGAAATGGGCGGAAACCGTGAACAAGAAATCGCATCCATTTCACGTGCGCTCAAAGGCATTGCTAAAGAACTTTCCGTTCCCGTGATTGCATTGTCGCAATTAAGTCGTGGTGTGGAGACACGCGGTGGCGACAAGCGTCCGCAGCTTTCAGACTTGCGCGAATCGGGTTCTATCGAACAAGATGCTGATATCGTGATGTTTTTGTATCGACCTGAGTATTATAAAATCACCGTTGACGAAGAGGGAATGCCCACTCAAGGTATGGCCGAAGTAATCATTGCCAAACATAGAAACGGTTCGCTCGAAAACGTGAAACTGAAATTTATTGGCAAGTACACCAAGTTTGCCGACTACGATTCGCCCGAAGGCCTAATGCCCATGAGCAGCATCACCCGCGAAAGCAGACTCAATACTTTCCGCGATGAACCGCCCGCTCCACGCGGTGGAGATGATGAAACACCGTTCTAA
- a CDS encoding zinc-binding dehydrogenase, which produces MRALVLTEPGKIEIKEMPKPLLSTGKALVKIKAAALNRRDDWIREGKYPNIRYGGILGSDGAGVVEEVFDDVHKEWVGREVVINPNIDWGADLDTQSTKYTILGMPVSGTFAEYVTVGVDRLHHKPFHLDFLQAAALPLGGLTAFRALFRKGGLRAGQNVLISGFGGGVAQFAFLFAKAAGANVYISSGSDEKIEKAIKLGAKGAYNYKKSNFDDLWKTKGGFDLVIDSAGGDQLNNFIKMLRPQGKIVFYGATNGLPSKIDLYRMFWNQLSLIGTTMGNDNEFSEMLAFVSQHQIRPIVDSIRPFAKIAESFPDITKANKVGKIVFQV; this is translated from the coding sequence ATGAGAGCCCTTGTCCTGACCGAACCTGGAAAGATTGAAATCAAAGAGATGCCCAAGCCTTTGCTTAGCACAGGTAAGGCATTGGTTAAAATCAAAGCAGCAGCGCTCAACCGAAGAGATGATTGGATTCGCGAGGGAAAATACCCCAACATTCGCTATGGCGGAATTTTAGGTTCAGATGGGGCCGGTGTGGTGGAAGAAGTTTTTGATGACGTGCACAAAGAGTGGGTTGGCAGAGAAGTGGTTATCAATCCCAACATCGATTGGGGCGCTGATTTAGATACACAATCAACCAAGTACACCATTTTGGGAATGCCCGTGAGCGGCACGTTTGCCGAATATGTGACCGTTGGAGTTGACCGACTTCATCACAAACCTTTTCACTTAGATTTTTTGCAGGCCGCAGCTTTGCCGTTGGGCGGGCTCACTGCTTTTCGGGCGTTGTTTCGTAAAGGTGGCTTGAGAGCGGGGCAAAATGTTTTGATTTCGGGCTTTGGTGGTGGCGTGGCGCAATTTGCGTTTTTGTTTGCCAAAGCTGCGGGCGCGAATGTATATATCTCTTCGGGTAGCGATGAGAAAATAGAAAAAGCTATCAAGCTAGGCGCGAAGGGCGCATATAACTACAAAAAATCAAACTTCGATGACTTGTGGAAAACGAAAGGCGGTTTTGATTTGGTGATTGACAGCGCGGGTGGCGACCAGCTCAATAATTTTATCAAGATGTTGCGGCCACAAGGCAAAATTGTTTTCTACGGAGCTACCAATGGATTGCCTAGTAAAATTGACTTGTATAGAATGTTTTGGAACCAGCTTTCGCTGATAGGCACCACCATGGGCAACGATAATGAGTTTAGCGAAATGTTAGCATTTGTTAGTCAGCACCAAATCCGCCCGATAGTAGATTCCATCCGGCCCTTCGCAAAAATTGCAGAGTCTTTTCCTGATATCACCAAAGCGAATAAGGTGGGGAAAATTGTATTTCAGGTTTAA
- a CDS encoding prolyl oligopeptidase family serine peptidase: MVVCLSGLAQDLELFQRKTFVSTDGKKLLYRILYPENYDSTKKYPLVLFLHGAGERGNDNEKQLIHGAKLFVTDENRKKFPAIVIFPQCAEESYWSTVKIDRTKTPIHFDFDYSRPASSDLSLTIALVKSLLKKKLIDKKRVYVMGLSMGGMGTFEIVFREPKLFAAAVPICGGGDVKHYDKRIKKTSFRVFHGEQDAVVNVNQSREMVEKIKQQGGKVVYKEYPNVNHNSWDNAFAEPDFLSWVFGK, encoded by the coding sequence ATGGTGGTTTGCTTATCAGGGCTCGCGCAAGATCTGGAATTATTCCAACGAAAAACGTTTGTAAGCACGGATGGCAAGAAACTTTTGTATCGAATACTTTATCCTGAAAACTACGACTCCACCAAAAAATATCCACTCGTACTTTTTTTGCATGGGGCAGGCGAACGGGGCAACGACAATGAAAAACAACTTATCCACGGTGCAAAGCTTTTTGTAACCGATGAGAACCGAAAGAAATTTCCGGCCATTGTTATTTTTCCCCAGTGCGCGGAAGAAAGTTATTGGAGCACAGTAAAAATCGATAGAACCAAGACACCCATACACTTTGACTTTGATTATTCACGACCTGCCTCCTCCGATTTGAGTTTAACCATTGCTCTTGTAAAAAGTCTTTTAAAAAAGAAATTGATTGATAAAAAGCGGGTGTATGTGATGGGGCTTTCCATGGGTGGGATGGGTACGTTTGAAATCGTGTTCCGAGAGCCAAAATTATTTGCTGCTGCCGTGCCCATTTGTGGCGGTGGCGATGTGAAGCATTATGACAAGCGAATAAAGAAAACCTCCTTCCGCGTTTTTCATGGTGAACAAGATGCAGTGGTGAATGTCAATCAGTCGCGGGAGATGGTAGAGAAAATAAAACAACAGGGTGGCAAGGTAGTTTACAAAGAATATCCCAACGTGAATCACAATAGTTGGGACAATGCTTTTGCAGAGCCTGATTTTTTGAGTTGGGTGTTTGGAAAATAG
- a CDS encoding tetratricopeptide repeat protein has translation MNNERIKKLKELIEDDPSDPFPLYGLAMELVKESPERAIPTFERLLNNFPDYLPTYYQAALILLEIGHTEKAKIVLENGVKLAEKARELKTKNELQMQLNNLDD, from the coding sequence ATGAACAACGAACGGATTAAAAAGTTAAAAGAATTAATTGAAGATGACCCTTCCGACCCGTTTCCTCTTTATGGACTGGCAATGGAGCTTGTCAAGGAATCTCCTGAAAGGGCAATCCCAACATTTGAACGATTATTGAACAATTTCCCTGATTATTTGCCAACTTACTACCAAGCCGCGTTGATACTCTTGGAAATCGGCCATACCGAGAAAGCGAAAATCGTATTAGAAAATGGAGTAAAACTCGCTGAAAAGGCTCGCGAACTAAAGACCAAAAATGAATTGCAAATGCAATTGAATAACTTAGATGATTAA
- a CDS encoding electron transfer flavoprotein subunit beta/FixA family protein, which produces MKILVCVSHVPDTTSKINFIDNGTKFDTNGVQFIIGPYDDYALARAIEIKEANAGTTVTVLNVGLADTEPTIRKALAIGADDALRVNAEPTDSFFVANQIAEHAKGYDLVLMGRESIDYNGGVVHAMVGELLGIPSISPVMKLDLDGTTAKMSREIEGGKESVEASLPLVAGCQEPIAEWKIPNMRGIMSARTKPLKVVEPKATDVSVNVQKFELPAPKGAVKMISADNVAELVTRLKTEAKVL; this is translated from the coding sequence ATGAAAATTCTAGTTTGCGTATCACACGTACCCGACACCACCTCTAAAATCAATTTTATCGATAACGGCACCAAGTTCGATACCAACGGGGTTCAATTCATAATAGGCCCTTACGATGATTATGCCTTGGCTCGAGCGATTGAAATAAAAGAAGCAAATGCGGGAACAACAGTAACCGTGTTAAACGTTGGCTTGGCCGATACAGAGCCTACCATTCGCAAAGCGCTGGCGATTGGAGCAGACGATGCACTTCGTGTAAATGCAGAACCGACTGATTCGTTTTTTGTAGCCAATCAGATTGCTGAACATGCAAAGGGCTATGACTTGGTTTTGATGGGCCGCGAGTCGATTGACTACAACGGGGGTGTGGTTCATGCCATGGTGGGTGAGCTATTGGGAATACCTTCAATTTCACCCGTGATGAAGTTAGACTTAGATGGAACAACGGCAAAAATGTCGCGCGAGATAGAAGGCGGTAAAGAATCCGTAGAGGCAAGTTTGCCCTTGGTGGCAGGTTGCCAAGAGCCCATTGCGGAATGGAAAATTCCGAATATGCGTGGCATTATGTCGGCCCGTACCAAACCTTTGAAAGTTGTTGAACCAAAAGCAACAGATGTAAGCGTTAATGTTCAAAAGTTTGAACTGCCCGCACCCAAAGGCGCAGTGAAAATGATTAGTGCCGATAATGTGGCCGAGTTGGTAACGAGACTGAAAACCGAGGCGAAAGTTTTGTAA
- a CDS encoding electron transfer flavoprotein subunit alpha/FixB family protein has protein sequence MATLVFVETSEGKVRKTSLEAVAYAHQMGAGVTAIVLGTASSSELESLGKYGAQKVLHAADSKLDHPVIQVFASVITKAMQDENADVLVLANSSLATPVGAKVAVKINASFASNVVELPSAGFVVKRSIYTGKAFSLVELKNQKKVIAIKKNAAEAKEVGGSAQVVAYPVSLNEADFNTKITGTEKATGDILLPEAEIVVSGGRGLKGPEHWGILEELAKALHAATGCSKPVSDMHWRPHHEHVGQTGVKVAPQLYIAVGISGAIQHLAGVNSSKCIVVINKDPEAPFFKAADYGIVGDAFDVLPKLTEAVKTMK, from the coding sequence ATGGCAACTTTAGTTTTTGTAGAGACCTCAGAAGGAAAAGTAAGAAAGACCTCGCTTGAGGCAGTGGCCTATGCCCATCAAATGGGTGCTGGCGTTACAGCGATTGTGTTGGGAACGGCTAGTTCTAGTGAATTGGAGTCACTCGGAAAATATGGCGCGCAGAAAGTTTTGCATGCAGCTGATTCAAAATTAGACCACCCTGTTATTCAAGTTTTTGCCTCCGTGATTACCAAGGCCATGCAAGATGAAAACGCAGATGTATTGGTTTTGGCCAATTCATCGCTGGCAACTCCGGTAGGTGCAAAAGTAGCGGTGAAAATCAACGCAAGTTTTGCTTCCAATGTGGTGGAGCTTCCTTCGGCAGGTTTTGTGGTGAAACGTAGCATCTACACAGGGAAAGCATTTTCATTGGTAGAATTGAAAAACCAAAAGAAAGTGATAGCGATCAAAAAGAATGCAGCCGAAGCCAAAGAAGTAGGTGGTTCAGCACAAGTTGTTGCTTATCCTGTTTCATTAAATGAAGCTGATTTTAACACAAAAATCACAGGTACTGAAAAAGCAACCGGGGATATTTTGTTGCCCGAAGCAGAAATAGTGGTCTCCGGTGGAAGAGGACTGAAAGGCCCTGAGCATTGGGGTATTTTAGAAGAATTGGCAAAGGCACTACATGCCGCTACTGGTTGCAGCAAACCTGTATCCGATATGCATTGGAGGCCACACCATGAACATGTTGGGCAAACGGGTGTGAAAGTAGCCCCTCAACTTTATATTGCCGTGGGCATCTCAGGTGCGATTCAGCATTTGGCGGGAGTAAACTCAAGCAAATGCATTGTGGTGATTAACAAAGACCCCGAAGCACCATTTTTCAAGGCTGCCGATTACGGAATTGTGGGTGATGCGTTTGATGTGTTGCCGAAGTTGACCGAGGCGGTGAAGACGATGAAGTGA